GGCGTAAGCCATGTGATCCACGAAACCCCGGTGTCCGGCGATCGAGGTGACATTCACGATCGTGCCGCCGCCTCCGTTTGAAATGCGAGCTCGCGCGAACTCCTGCGCACAAATCAGCGCGGCCCGCAGGTTGATGCCGAGGACCTGCTCATAGCCCTCCTCGGTCATATCGATGACGCTCTCAAGCACATTGGTTCCCGCGCAATTGATCAACGCGTCTGCCAGTCCCGCCTTCTTCATGGCGGCGCGTGCTGCTGCATTGTCGGCGAGATCGACTGATATCACCGTCGCGCCGAACTTTGCCGCAAGATCATCCAGATCGGCCTGGGTACGCGACAGGGCTACTATTCGTGCGCCACGGTGGGTGAGCAGTTCAACGCAGGCGCGACCGATGCCCTTGCCAGCACCGGTAATGATTACCGTTTTTCCTGTAAAGTCGGACATGGTTGATCCTTCCGATGCCTGTTGCTCAGAACGGGAGTCTTTGCTCGGTTTGCTTGTCGAACACATGAGCCGCGGCAGGATCGACGTCGAGCCGTATCCTGTCGCCGGGCTTCAGCGCGTGGCGCTCGCGAAAGGCGCACAGGACACGCTTGCCCGCCAATTGGACTGCGAGCAGAATTTCGGCCCCCGTCGGCTCGATCAACTCGACAGTCGCAGGTACGCCCGCATCGCCGTTCGACAGTATCCACTGGTCAGGACGGACCCCGTATATCACCTCCTGGCCGTTGGTTGCCCGCGTGCCTTGTGGAAGGGGAAGGCCCGACCCGTCAGCGAGCCGCGCCGAGTTCAAGGAGAGATCGATGGTGGCCGGCAGCATGTTCATCGCCGGCGATCCGATGAAGCCGGCGACGAAGGTATTTGCCGGCCTGTCGTAAAGCTCCAGTGGCGCACCGATCTGCTCCACCTTGCCGTCGCGAAGCACGACAATGCGGTCCGCCATTGTCATGGCTTCAATCTGGTCATGCGTGACATAGACGGAAGTAGCGCCGAGGCGCTGGTGAAGAGCTTTGATCTCCGAACGCATGTCTACGCGCAGCGCGGCGTCCAGGTTTGACAGCGGCTCGTCGAAAAAGAACGCCTTCGGGCGGCGAACCATCGCGCGCCCCATGGCAACACGCTGCCGTTGGCCTCCGGAGAGCGCCTTCGGATAGCGGTCGAGATAGGGCGTAAGCCGCAGCATCTCGGCAGCCTTGTCGACCTTGGCGTTGCGATCCGCAAGATTCTCGCCGCGCAATTTCAGTGCGAAGGCCATGTTCTCCCGAACGGTCATGTGCGGATAAAGTGCGTAGTTCTGGAACACCATCGCCACGTCGCGGTCCTTGGCGGCGATGTTGTCGATGCGATTTCCGCCAAGCTTGATCGTGCCGCCGGTGATCTCCTCGAGGCCGGCAAGCGACCGCAGCAGCGTGGATTTGCCGCAACCGGACGGACCGACCAGCACGACGAACTCACCGTCGGCTATATCGAACGAGATGTTGCGCAGTGCGTGATAGGAGCCGTAATGCTTGTCGACCTTGTCGAGTTCGATCGTCGCCATGTGTCAATCCTTAATCAGTTGTGGTCGGGGCGGGTCTGCCGGGCAGCTTCACCACGAGGTATCCTGCATCGGCGACGACGATGCTGCCGGTCATCAGGCTGGCAGCATCGAAGGCCGGGAACAGCACGACCGACGCAATTTCCTCGACGTCGCCCATTCGCTTCATCGGCTTCATGTGCATCCAGTCCTTGTCCCGCAGGCATAGCCGATGTTGCGCCCCGCGCCGGTGACGACCGCCACTCTTCCACGGAGCTCCAACTTCCGCAGGAACATGTTACTTCCCAAGCTCGATCTGGATCTTCACGGAGGACGGCTTCGGTCGCACGGCGTAATCGAACGCTTCGACGGAATCCTCGAAGGCGTAGGTATCGGTGATCAGCGCATCGACATTGATCTGGTTCGATCCCAATAGCGCGACGATGCGGGGGTAGACATGGGCGTAGCGGAATACGTGTTCGATGCGCAGTTCCTTGGTCTGGGCGATGACGACATCGAGCGGGACCGGCTTCACGGGCATGCCGACAAGGACGATGGCGCCGCCGGGGCAACCATGCTGCGCCGTGTCTGCGATCACTTCAGCCGCGCCGGAACATTCGAAGACGACATCGACGCCCCAGCCGTCGGTTTCGCGGGCTATGACGCTCTTCAGGTCCTGCGAACGGACGTTGACGGTGATGATGGCAGGGCCGAGGCTGCGCGCCACGGCAAGCTTTTCGTCGACAACGTCGGTAACGATAACTTTGGCGCAGCCAGCCGATAGCGCCGCTATCGCTGTCACCATGCCGATCGGCCCGGCGCCGGTAACCAGCGCGATCGCACCGGGCGTCAGCCTCGCCTTGGAGACTGCGTGAAAGCCTACAGCCAGCGGCTCGACCATGGCGCCCGCGGCGTAGGAAACGTTGTCCGGAAGCTTAAAGGTAAAGGCCGCCGGGTGGACCACGCTCGGTCTCAGTACGCCATGCACCGGCGGCGTCGCCCAGAAGCGCACCGCGGGATCGAGGTTGTAGAGACCCAGCCGCGACGCGCGACTTTGAGGGTCGGGAATGCCGGGCTCCATGCAAACGCGGTCGCCCACTTTCAGGTTCTGCACCGCGCTGCCGACCTCTTCAATGATGCCGGCGGCTTCGTGGCCGAGGATCATCGGCTCGCGCACAACGAAAGGACCGATCGCGCCGTGCGTGTAATAGTGAACGTCCGATCCGCAGACTCCGACGGTCTTGATGGCAATGCGCACGTCGGTCGGACCGAGCGCCTCCTTCGGGTCCAGGTCGCGAATGCGCAGTTCGTCTTTGCGTTCGAGGACGAGCGATCTCATGTCTTCAGCCCTTTCGGATAATGAATACGGCCAGCGCCAGGCAGAGCACCGTCGCCACCCATAGGGGCAACACGCCCTCGAGGAAGCGCATCCATAGAAGATGCACCAGGATCAGGATCACGACCGAGATGAAGCCCCTGTCGAAGCCGTTGGTTCGGATCGGCAGGAATCCGTCGCGTTGGGTTTTCTGGGGTTGAACGCCAGCCATCATCTTACCCTTTCAATGCGCCGAACGTGAGGCCGGTCACGATGTGCTTCTGGACGAATCCGAGCACGATCAGGGCCGGGAGCGTGGTCAGGAACGCCATCGCCGCCATCTCGCCCCAGTTCGTTCCGGTGACCGAGACATATTCAGCGAGCGCTGTCGTCACGGTCCTGGCGTTAGCCGACGACGTTAGGGTGGCTGCGAACAGGTACTCGTTCCAGGCGAAAATCCAGGTCAGGATGAAGGTGACGGCCAATCCCGGCCGCGCCAGCGGCAGGATGACGTTGGACAGCACCTGGCCGGTTGTCGCGCCATCGACCCGCGCCGCTTCGTCCAGCTCCAGCGGAATCCCGTCGAGCATGCCCTTCAAGAGCCAGACGGCGAAGGGCAGGTTGAAGACGCAGTAGAGCAGGATCAGGCCAATCTTCGTGTCGAACAGCATGAAATCGCCGAACACGAACCACTTGGTGAACAGCAGGAAGAGCGGCAGCAGAAACACGGCTGGCGGCGCCATGCGGTTGGTGATCAACCAGAAAAACACATTGTCGCCGCCGCCGATTTTGTAACGCGACAGCCCGAACGCCGCGAGCAGGCCGAGCGCGCAGACCAGCGCTGCGTTCGATGTCGCCACGATCAGCGAATTCAAGAGATACTGCAGGAAGGTCGAGCTGTTCAGCACCGCCAGGAAATTGTTCCAGTAAAGATCGTCGATGAGGAACGACTTCGAATAAAGCTTCACGCGGGGGCGCATGGAAACGACCAGCATCCACCAGACCGGAAGCAGCGTCAGAATGGTCAGACATATCCAAAGGACGAAGGAGGCTATACCGGAGCGTCTCATTGTGCACCTCCCTTGCGGCCGGTCATGGCAACGAACAGCAGCCAGCTCAGAACGATCGTGACATACAGCGTCAGCAGCGACATGGCCGCACCGTAGCCGTAATCGGTTTTCGGAAAGACGTTGATCCAGATATGAAGGCCGATGAACCGGGTCGACTCGGCCGGACCACCCTTTGTCAGCATCCAGATTTCGTCGACCGAGCGCAATGCATCCATCAGCCGGATGAAGACGGTTGTCAGCAGCACCGGTTTCAACATCGGCACGATCACGTACCAGAAAATCTGCAGCTTGTTGCCGCCGTCGATCTGCGCCTGTTCGAGCGGTTCTTTCGGCAAGGCGGTCAGCCCCGCCATGAGCGACAGCGTAACGAACGGCGTCCAATGCCACAGGTCCATGATGATCGCCGTGACGAAGGCGTGATAGGCATTGGTCGAGATGTTGTAGTCGATGCCGAACCACAGTTTCAGGTAATAGGGCACGATGCCGAAGCCCGGAACGCAAAGCAGCCGCCAGGTAGCGCCGACTGCAATGGGCGCGACAACGATCGGCAGCGTGTGGATCGTGCGAAAGAACTGCCGGCCCCACAGGCGGTCTGCCATCAGTGCGCGGGCCAGAACGTAGCCCAACAACAGTTCGCTCACGACGACGAAGAATGCGAAGACCAGGGTGCGCGCCAGCGAGTTCAGGAATGTCGTGTCAAAAACGAGGCTGCGATAATTCTGAAGGCCTGCCCAGCGCAGGGTGGGGTCGACTGCGTTGGTGTTCCAGTCGAAGAAGCCGACATAGAGAATGTAGATGAAGGGAACGAACCCGACAACGAACAGGATTAGCGTGGCTGGTGTTAGAAACAGCCATCCGATGTTGGATTGTCTCATCCTGCGCTCCGTCAGATCGTCCTTGACACTTATTCGCCTGCAGCGTCGCGGGCAGGCCCGCAAACCGCAGTCAGGAAAGGGGCGGTCACCTTGCTGAAGGCGACCGCCAGCCGCTTGGGAGGCGGTCTTTTACTTGCGGTAGCCGAGCTTCACGAGTTCAGCTTCGGCTGCCGTGGCGGCCTGGTCCAGCGCATCGTCCGGTTTGATCTCCCCGACGATCGCTTTGTAGATGAACGGCGCGACGACCTGCAGAACTTGCGCGTGGAACGGGAACGGCGGAGCTCCGGCGAACAGCTTTCCGTCCTCACGCATCAGCGTGTAATAGCCGTTCATCTTCTTGTCCTGATCGACAATCTTGGGATCGTGGTAGGTCGAGTTCATGACGATGCGGGAGCCGGCCAGCGCCCAGTCGGTCTGCACCGAAGCCTGACCGATATACTGCAGGAACAGCAGAGACGCGTCCTTGTTCTTGGACGAATGCGGGATGCCGAACGCGCCACCATCGTAATAGCCGATATATCCTTTGCCGGATTCGGCTGCTTCCATGACACCCGCCTCGACCGGGGGCAACGCTACGCCCACCTTGCCGACGACGGTCGATTTGCTTTCGTCGGTGGCGATCCACGCAGCATTTTCACCGTAGACGAGGCCTTGGGCTGCGCGGCCGGCGGCAAATGTCCCGGCAACCTCATCCCAGGTGGAAGACGTCGATTCCGGCGGCGCGTATTTCAGCAGGCCGACCCAGTAGTTGAGCGCCTTCTTCGCGGCGGCGGAGTTCATCTGGCCGCCGTTCGCTTCGGTGGCCGCGAAGGTCTTGCCATCGATGCCCCAGTTGTAAACGCCGAAGGTCGGCGCGACCGACTCGAAGAATTCGTAGAAGGCGGCGGGGTGGCTCGACGAGGCCTGTACGGTGGTTCCCCAGAGCTCCTTGTCCGCGCCATATTCGGTGAAGAACTTGGCGATCTGGGTATACTCGTCATGCGTCGTCGCGGGCTTCAGATCCGCACCGGTGGAATCCTTGTAGGCTTTCTGGATCGCCGGATCATCGAAAAGATCCTTGCGGTAGAGGTAAGGCTTGATGAATGCTTCCATGGGGACGCCCATGACATTGCCCGACTTCGGATCCTTGAAATAGTTCAGGAAAGTGGTGAAATTCTCCGGCTTGAAGTCCGGCGAAGCGATCTTCGCATTGTCGGCGAGCGACTTGGTAATATCGACGAGGAAGTTGCGGGCCAGATACGTATAGACGATGTCCTGCTCGATATAGACGAAGTCATAGATGCCGGTATTGGCCTCCATGTCCTTGATCGCCTTGTCGTACATCTGGTCCCAGGATGTGGCCTCGAATTCGACCTTGATGCCGGTCTCTTCTGTGAACTTGGGACCGAGCACCTGCTCGACATATTTCGACGCTGGGGTCGATTCCGAGATGCCCCGGATGGTCGCGCCCTGATAGGGCTGGGCGGCAGTTTTCCACCAGGAATCCTGAGCAAGAGCGGTCGAGCTCCAAAGGCCAAGCGAAATGAAGCCGACGCCCACGGCTTTGACGAAACTGTTCATTGTTCTCCTCCATTTGGATCGCAAAATCGGTCCGGTTGTGCGTGCTAAACTCTCCTCCGACACGCTCAACGGACCACAATAGTTGTAGAAAGAACGGATGGACACAAGCGCGGCCGTTGCGCAATACTGATACTCTCATGCGCGAAATGCCGAATATAATCATGAATTTTTGTGTGCATTGCACAATCGAATATTGATTGGCAGCGCAACGAGCATCGCGGGAAGCACTGGAGGATGTCCGCAATGTCAGTTATTTCGCCGACCGTCGCGAGATTTGAATATGTCTTGACCGGCGCAGACGAGTCGTTCCTATGGCGGCGCGACGACTATCCGTGGGAACGCAACGTCTGGAATTTCCACCCGGAGGTGGAGATCCACTATATTCCCAACGCCAGCGGCGTCCTGCTTGCGGGCGATCACGTCGGCGCGTTCACGCCGGGCCATATTTCCGTCATCGGCAGCAACCTGCCGCACGACTGGGTGACGCCGCTCGGACCGAATGAGCGCATTCCAGGACGTGACATCGTCATCCAGTTTGCGCCGGCCAAGCTGGAGCAGGCTTCGGCCTTCCTGCCGGAACTGGCGGGGCTGCGTGACTTTCTTACCCGCGCAAAGCGGGGGCTCTCCTTCAAGGGCCGGGCGCGGGAACAGGCGGAGGCGCTGATACTCGACATGGAGTTCCAGACCGGCTCGGTGCGGCTTTCGACCTTCCTGTCTTTGCTCTCGCTGCTGCGGGACACTGACGAGTTCGATACGCTGTCTTCAGAGGCTTATGTGCCGGACCTGAGCTATGGTTCGCTGGAAGCCCTGCAACAGGTCTTCGCATATCTCTTCGCCAATCTGTCGGAGGACATTCGGTTGCCTGATATGGCGCGCATGGTCGGCATGAGCGACAGCGCCTTCTCGCGATTCTTCAAGAAAAACAGCGGCCACAGCTTCACCGACCACGTCAACAAGCTTCGAATCTGGAAGGCGGGTCAGCTATTGACCGATACCTCTATGCCGATAACCGACATCTGCTTCGAGGTGGGCTATCGCAATCTGTCAAATTTCAACCGGGTGTTTCTACGTCACCATAACTTGACACCGACAAAATACCGGAAACTGTCCACCAACCGCAGAACCGTTCCGTTAACTCAGACAGCGACAGATCATATGCCTGTGCAGTGAGTGGCGACGGTCCTGCGGCACGCCGTCATTGAGCTCCACCATGCCGTTCTGCACCTCGATGGCGCAACACACGGCGTCTACCACGCTGCCGAATTCGACCAGCGCACCATCGCCGGTTCGTTTCACCACCCGGCCATGATGGACGGCGATCGTCGGATCGATGAGATCGCTGCGCAGCGCCCGCAACCGCGCCAGGCGCCGGGAAGCCTGCTCTACCCAACTACGTGTGAGTCCATGATTGCAGCCAGCTTTCGGATCTCGCTCATGGCGCCGTCTCCTCGCCTTCGGGATGACAGGGAGGCAGAGGGCAAGAAGGAAGTTTTGGCCTGTGCGGAGAGCGATCTTGGTTGCGATTGAGCTAGACGCAGCCAACGTTGTTGGCCTCTCGCTCTAACTGCTCTTTCAGTCTCGCCGAGAGGTTTTTTGAGCACCTGTCGTTCGCTTTGGGGAAGGACGACGCCGCTCCGGCCGTTTGTCCCCGGCGGAAAAATTGCGGGCGGTCTCGAAGAGGTAGCGGTCGACCCGCTTCAGCGGGTTGAAGGCTTCGAAGGGGTTCTGCAGAACCGGCTGGACCTCCTTCAGGAAAGCCTTGCGTTCGGCTCTGTTCTGGATGGCGACGGTCTTGCCGGCAAATTGCAGCTCGCCTTCCGTCGGTTCCGTCTGGCCGAGGATCATCGCCGCGACCGTCGATTTACCGGAGCCGGATTCGCCGAGGATCGAGAGGATCTCGGGCTCACCGCCGATTTAGAAGCTGACATCCTTGACGGCGGTGATCAGCCGCCGGCCGAGCATGCCGCCCTGGCGGTAGATTTTCGTCCAGGTTGGCGGGGATCATGCTGACGCTTCGGATTGGCAAAAACTGGCCGAAGCGCGTATAATCCTTGACTATCGCAGTCAACTAATTTCCAGGTGCATTACCGCGCCCGGGGCAACTGTGCGGTTCCCTGGCATGCGCCGCGGCGAGCCCTTGCCGGTCGCAACGGCGGCCGTTTCACCACGGCGGCGAGACCAGCCGTGCAGCATTGATACCTTCCGCGCCGATCCGGTTGCAGCCGATGTCCGATCACCAGCGGAAATGGTTGCCTGTTGACGCTTCCGTAATCACGGCAAGCGCCTTTGCTTGCCGGGCGGCTCTTTTCTCATAGGATTTCTGCGCCATCTCTTGCCAGGGCAACCAGACAGGGTCCGGTATGGACGAGACAATCGAACAGCTTCTCCATCTTTCCGCACAGACGGAAACGTTGATGGCGGTCTATGATGGCGATGACCGGCTGCGCTATGCCAACAGCGCCTTCCGCGCGGCCTATTTCATCGAGCCGGAGGAAACGCCGCTCTGGCCGGATCTGATGCGGCGCAATTTTGAGCTCGCCCGCGGCACCGTCATCCGCACGAATGATTTCGAGGAATGGCTGCGCTCCACCCAGTCGCGCCGCGGCAAGATCGGCTATCGCGCCTTTGAGACGGATCTTGCCGACGGCCGCTGGCTGTGGATGACCGAGGCGGTGCAGAAGAACGGCTGGATGCTCTGCATCGCCAGCGACATCACCCGTCTCAAGGTCCATGGCCGCACCGTCCGGCAGGATCGCGACCAGGCAATCAAGGCTTCCTATACCGACGAGCTCACCGGCGTTGCCAACCGCCGTTTCGTCATGGCGCGCGTCGAAGACATGGTTGAAGCCGCCCGGCATGGCAACAGCGGCTGCCTCGCCGTCTTCGACATCGACAATTTCAAACGCATCAACGACCGGCTCGGCCACCACGCCGGCGATCTCGTGCTGCGCGATTTCGCCCACCGCATCCATCAGAATGTCCGCCGCAACGATTGTTTCGGCCGGGTCGGCGGCGAAGAATTCCTCCTCGTCATGCCGGCCACCGGCCCGGAAGACGCCCTTGCCATGGTCGAGCGCATGCTGACGGTGATCCGCTTCTCCCGGCCGCTGCCGGACTCGCCCGACTTCAGCTACACGTGTTCTGCCGGCATCGCCGCCTGTGTGCCGACGGATAGTGCGTCGGAGCTTTATCGGCGGGCGGATCAGGCGCTGTATGACGCGAAGATGAGCGGGCGGGATAGGGTGAGGGCGGCATAGGGCGACAATTTGGACTTATCCGCTGAGGCAGGACACAATGCCGACTACATCCGGATGCTCGCTCGCAGCCAGATCTCTGAGCTGGCGGAGCCGACGCGTGTTACACCGGCCAAGGCCGCAACCAGGATTAAACATCTAAGCGGTTTCATCAGGTTCATTTAGGAAACGCAATAGATGCATGTACTTCACCTAGTCGCATTTAGGCTAGTTCGCCTCGCCCCAAATGGGGAGATGCGGACATGCGAAAGCTGCGCGGTTGGGTTCAAGTATCAGTCGCGGGCTTAAGACGATGGCGGTAGCGCACGCAGTCTCTCCGCTACAACGTGACTTCTCCACGTCTGCGGACTTCTACCTCCCTCAGACATGAGCGCTCGCTCGACTTGGCCGGGAGTCCACGCGCCACCCATTCGCGCGCTCAACAATTCCAGACCTCTGCAGAACCTGTCATAATCTTCACCCGTATTAACGTCGCTTACCCGGGAGTTGACCCTTCGTTCGACAGTCTTGCCGTCTGCTTTCCAGGTCACCGTCTCATCCATTTTTACGACATTCACACCCGCGATCAGGTTCATGGAAAGCCCCGCCCACTGGTCAAGAATGTAACCTTTGCCGGGTGTCTCGGGCATGAGGAAGTATATTAGTTTCGTGAAGTAGGCCGGTCCCAGTCCCAGCATGGCCTTTTCTTTCTTTTCAGCCCTGAGACTGGCGAACTCGTCGAAAGCCGCACGGCGCGAGAGACCGCCAGCCCTGATTCGTTTTGCAACGGCTAACCAACGGGCGGCGCTGCGTTGAAAGAGGCGGTCGCGGTTGGCGCGATGCATGCCACCCCAAGCTAAGACACTTACACATAGATCGTCGATACAGGTCTTTTTGTCAGCAGACATTGCCAGGAGTTGCGCCCGGTTGGTCGTGCGAGCTAGATCTTTACAGCTCAGACCATGCTCTGAACCCTTGACCTCGGCGAACCACTGGGCAGGGCTGCCTCCCTCTTCCGCGTCAGTATCAAAAGTAGGGGGCGACGAATAAGCCTTCGCGAAAACCAAAACATGCTTTTCGACTAGATTGAGGGTCATTTTAAAAGCCGTAACAAGTGGATGAAATCGGAGACCAACGTCGGAGTCATCTTCCCGGAAGAGCTGAAAACCTGCTCGTCAGAAATGAAGACAATCCGTTATGCTGCCAACAATACCCGGTCTCTCACACTGATACGCCAAGAGAGACTCTGCCAGATCTTTTTCCCTGACAGATCTACGTCACCGAAAAAAATTCTGAATACAGCTTTTCACCCATCCTATTGTATTGGCTCACTCCAACAGCTTGCACGGCTTCCTCATTAAAGCGAATCAACTTTCAATCCAAAGTACATCTTGGAAGGTTAGCAATTGCAATGCATCTATCGTGAAATTCGATTGGATTAAGCGGGTTGAAGTTTGTCGTCCCCACGAAAGGAGCTATCGCGGCTTAATGGCGTGACCGTGAGACGGCATGGACAACAATTGGGGTATGTGTGGCGGTCATATGATCGACCGCAAGACCTCACCCTCAGCAATTGATCTGAACTCTGTGATAATCCCGGACTTGTCCAGTGAGCCGAGGGCAGACGTCGGCGAGGCAACGGATGAATATATAACGCTCAGATTAAATAAACATTTGTAGCGCGCGGGCGACCCTGATTGTCGAGTTCTACTTCGAATGAAGCGATCTTGCCCCCTTCTAAACCTTCCCAAACCAAATCTGAAACCATAGCACGCGCGACAAAATACTCTCGGTTCGACCGGTCGACGAGAAAACCAAAATTTGGCTTTCGGCCCTTTTCTTTGAGGGTGCCAAGCAAACCGGACGCTGACGCGCAGTGGTCGGTAGTATCGTCACGTGAGGCCTCCAGTTCTCCGATTAATTTGTCTAATAAGGCAACAACCCTGGCACCGGCACGAACGCTTCTAGTATGCAGAGCCTGCACAATCGACGACCGAGCTTTTCTTAGATGCTCGGTCATCTTGGAATCAACTATCCGGGGGTCAAGGGTAACGAGAAAATCGGCGAAGGCTGAACACGGCGCCTCAAGATCGGCATCAATACCGACGGCCGACTTATGGGTAATCATTCGCTGGAAGTTTTGAGTTTGTAGGTCTGCAAAAATCAGCTGGGTTCGCATATTGGAGAGCGGTTTCGTCCTTTCTAACGAAAGGATTTTCATAGCTCCTTCGAAATCGTAATCGAACATCTTTGCGCGTGCCAATTCGCGTTTCACATCTGTCGACTCCGGGTCCCTTTTTAAAGCTTCCTCGAATTGGGCAATCGCGGCCGGGCAATCTCCGTACCCACGTAACAGGAAGCCGCCGAAGAAGAAATAAAGCTGCGGGGTCTCCGGCGACAGTTCGAGAGCAGAGCGATAGGCGTCGGTTGCGCCAGCAAAGTCATGTTGGCGGAATCGAATAAAAGCATCCGTACGAAAGACTTCAAAATAATCGTGATTAGAAACTTTCAGGGTGTCGATAATCGCGTTAGCCGCTTCAAATTCATCATTGTAAGCAAGTTTAACAGCTTCACGCAGCTTTCCTGCGGCTAGTGCCTCGGATATCGAACGAACTGTGAAATTTCTGAAATTATACTTTTCTTGGCCTTCGGCTCCTCGTTCTGCTTGATATGCAAAACTAAGTCCCCGAAATTTTCGTATTACTGCCTCCTGAGCCTCCGCTGTCAAACGCAGGATGCGCGCTACGTAGGCGCGAGCAAAGGGCTTGATCCGATAGTTCAACTCATAGCCGCTCTGATTTTCGGTCTCTAAGATAGAGAACTTCAGGAGCTCGGCTACCCCGGCCTCTAACTTGCGGATGTCTGTCGAAGAGACGTAATGTAAGACCCCCAGCGAAACGGCTCTTGGCAGGATCGACATCAGTGACAATGTCATTGTCGCGTCAGGGCTTAGTGCGTCGAAGACGTTCTCAAGACAAAATCTGAGCGCCATCTCAGGATTGCTTACGATTTTGCTGGCAGGCAACCCTGCTATCACGCCCATACAAAACCATTTCAATAGAAGCGGCCTCCGCTCCAGTCTACTGGCGAAGTAACGCAGCTCGTCCTGCCGCAGCGACGATAATGTCTTTATGCTGTATGATTTGATCAGTGCGCGAAGATAGATCTCTCCCTCATTATCGGTTAACGGTTTGACCTCTACCGTCAAATCGCCGCCGACGGGAATGCGAGATGTCAGGACAACTTTACTTTGCCCTGGTATGTCCGACACGAAATCACGAATGGTATCGTCGAGGACCGTTTCCAAATTATCTATTGCGAGGAGGATCTTGTTATTTTCCAGTAGCTGTCGCACGCGCGACATAGGATTGGACTTATCTTCCTCAAATATCCCCACTACTTCTTCGAAAAGGCCCATTGAAGTCGTTATCGCGTGTTCAATTCTCTGGATTTCGCCCACGGTTAACTTGGACGATTTCGCTGAAACCCAAACAATCGCGTCAAAGTCGTGATCACCCGAATTGACCAGGCTATAGAGTGCTTGAACCGTGAGAGCCGTCTTGCCATTGCCGCCGTCGCCCAGCACAGTAACGACCGGATGCCGGCTCAGGATCTTTTTCTTCAGTTCTTG
Above is a window of Rhizobium etli CFN 42 DNA encoding:
- a CDS encoding 8-oxoguanine DNA glycosylase OGG fold protein, translated to MTLNLVEKHVLVFAKAYSSPPTFDTDAEEGGSPAQWFAEVKGSEHGLSCKDLARTTNRAQLLAMSADKKTCIDDLCVSVLAWGGMHRANRDRLFQRSAARWLAVAKRIRAGGLSRRAAFDEFASLRAEKKEKAMLGLGPAYFTKLIYFLMPETPGKGYILDQWAGLSMNLIAGVNVVKMDETVTWKADGKTVERRVNSRVSDVNTGEDYDRFCRGLELLSARMGGAWTPGQVERALMSEGGRSPQTWRSHVVAERLRALPPSS
- a CDS encoding GGDEF domain-containing protein; translated protein: MDETIEQLLHLSAQTETLMAVYDGDDRLRYANSAFRAAYFIEPEETPLWPDLMRRNFELARGTVIRTNDFEEWLRSTQSRRGKIGYRAFETDLADGRWLWMTEAVQKNGWMLCIASDITRLKVHGRTVRQDRDQAIKASYTDELTGVANRRFVMARVEDMVEAARHGNSGCLAVFDIDNFKRINDRLGHHAGDLVLRDFAHRIHQNVRRNDCFGRVGGEEFLLVMPATGPEDALAMVERMLTVIRFSRPLPDSPDFSYTCSAGIAACVPTDSASELYRRADQALYDAKMSGRDRVRAA
- a CDS encoding NB-ARC domain-containing protein, which produces MSSYQRVALFIFFDSIEKDLVTHIRSLAGLVTTGFLSAQERDKAAQRAEKSDEPGTVAKDDFELLYQLDLGDKIAIAQRLKQHFGDAFRKHFSAKAASLQAAVPVRNSVMHGRPLTVEEHATAFALANDLVKSNGFWPVLHKALVDYNTDPEAITRRAVSFLEHPSEGGIFHNLPLPDYDDTGFVPRPQLEQELKKKILSRHPVVTVLGDGGNGKTALTVQALYSLVNSGDHDFDAIVWVSAKSSKLTVGEIQRIEHAITTSMGLFEEVVGIFEEDKSNPMSRVRQLLENNKILLAIDNLETVLDDTIRDFVSDIPGQSKVVLTSRIPVGGDLTVEVKPLTDNEGEIYLRALIKSYSIKTLSSLRQDELRYFASRLERRPLLLKWFCMGVIAGLPASKIVSNPEMALRFCLENVFDALSPDATMTLSLMSILPRAVSLGVLHYVSSTDIRKLEAGVAELLKFSILETENQSGYELNYRIKPFARAYVARILRLTAEAQEAVIRKFRGLSFAYQAERGAEGQEKYNFRNFTVRSISEALAAGKLREAVKLAYNDEFEAANAIIDTLKVSNHDYFEVFRTDAFIRFRQHDFAGATDAYRSALELSPETPQLYFFFGGFLLRGYGDCPAAIAQFEEALKRDPESTDVKRELARAKMFDYDFEGAMKILSLERTKPLSNMRTQLIFADLQTQNFQRMITHKSAVGIDADLEAPCSAFADFLVTLDPRIVDSKMTEHLRKARSSIVQALHTRSVRAGARVVALLDKLIGELEASRDDTTDHCASASGLLGTLKEKGRKPNFGFLVDRSNREYFVARAMVSDLVWEGLEGGKIASFEVELDNQGRPRATNVYLI